A part of Liolophura sinensis isolate JHLJ2023 chromosome 1, CUHK_Ljap_v2, whole genome shotgun sequence genomic DNA contains:
- the LOC135461614 gene encoding uncharacterized protein LOC135461614 has protein sequence MTSMELFPPTGNVHKAEPKEWGTGDFRADAKEKVWIAKHPSWQYSGEASEHKYTLTPLKLSNVRMTDQLLPDPKECTMGPLLINKPFPAEHPYSSHIPRNALIPKFDSPEDPKRGVKARSLPINNEMPACPYDVTIVSKTKGFGYRHELQALPSESEKRPLVWLGEDGFDQLVKTHGGRQSYYPYPPKLVAPNLQDRPVEMKISERTANTLRNVERSQWQTSYDLAHTGLGDANPMSLDNYKEKMEKFKTDGTEDDNLYPRSTNTFVAPRPMEGRIARQLSCLPKPQGKQAETEMPSERKMTLNEIEEDRLLNGKEYINLPITTSEGALTTKQPSECASLSQRNSMVKCYQPQEEEPVNYLDKFKQDQAQRFQQIEAQNRWKVLENQTPKHDIELLNVKYSHVNDGDKPKTFYEHEGKFNEERAGLYKTSFDPYRLYHSMNHLETSGPEIMNTMFSHVDAISVPSDLNAQMRDDLHESVTIPDRSPGEEFSPLTSLAKQKHSQKEWLQPSTKNCRVKVQEGETILTESTKGDCYDVPKFLQEYDLPKYARNDPACLMSNENQNLDNVRLTASLKADLKTVRFADDLRQSLPARPVSRTGQPNTIQYTSRHAQWKRENECHVSNVIVPVPGITDMVRREKTMPCSSAVVRFSNPRPISAQGRPRNEFASLSTNFAPTNLTASVTESTAYSNQFPAYDLRKDEDPRFKWQPGCGKPRPQTTLLKLQESFSKSRVHSTFHQTFHESAPDLRHGIRMGKKHTFDGMNAQTLHG, from the exons ATGACTTCAATGGAACTATTCCCACCCACTGGGAATGTGCACAAAGCTGAACCCAAGGAGTGGGGAACCGGCGACTTCCGGGCTGATGCCAAAGAGAAAGTTTGGATTGCCAAACACCCATCCTGGCAGTACAG TGGAGAAGCCAGTGAGCACAAGTACACGTTAACCCCTCTCAAACTAAGCAATGTGCGAATGACCGACCAGCT ATTACCTGATCCTAAGGAGTGTACAATGGG ACCTTTGCTCATCAACAAGCCCTTTCCAGCTGAACACCCCTACAGCTCTCATATTCCCAGGAATGCTCTCATCCCAAAATTTGATTCTCCAGAGGATCCAAAACGAGGTGTCAAAGCTCGAAGCCTACCAATCAACAATGAGATGCCTGCATGTCCTTATGACGTCACGATCGTCAGTAAAACCAAAG GATTTGGATATCGCCATGAACTCCAGGCTTTACCAAGCGAATCTgagaagcgccccctggtgtgGCTAGGTGAAGACGGCTTTGATCAA CTCGTTAAGACACATGGCGGGAGGCAGAGCTACTACCCTTATCCGCCAAAACTTGTGGCCCCGAACTTACAAGATCGACCAGTGGAAATGAAGATCTCAGAACGCACGGCCAACACTCTTCGGAACGTGGAGCGTAGCCAATGGCAAACCAGCTACGATCTGGCTCACACAGGGCTCGGCGACGCTAATCCTATGAGCCTTGACAACTACAAGGAGAAGATGGAGAAGTTCAAGACAGACGGCACAGAAGACGATAATCTG TATCCTAGGTCCACCAACACGTTCGTCGCACCTCGTCCGATGGAAGGTCGCATAGCCAGACAACTAAGCTGTCTTCCTAAGCCACAGGGCAAGCAAGCGGAAACGGAAATGCCCAGTGAAAG aaaaatgacactgaaTGAGATAGAGGAGGACCGCCTGTTGAACGGCAAGGAATACATTAACCTGCCTATAACGACATCTGAGGGGGCACTGACAACAAAACAGCCGTCTGAATGCGCATCGTTGTCTCAACGCAATTCAATGGTAAAATGCTACCAACCTCAAGAGGAAGAACCTGTTAACTACTTAGATAAATTTAAACAAGATCAAGCCCAGCGGTTCCAACAGATCGAGGCTCAGAATCGATGGAAAGTTCTAGAGAACCAGACACCGAAACATGACATCGAACTATTAAATGTAAAGTACAGTCACGTTAACGATGGCGATAAACCCAAGACCTTTTATGAGCACGAGGGAAAGTTTAATGAAGAAAGAGCGGGTTTGTACAAGACCAGTTTCGATCCTTATCGCCTTTACCATTCTATGAATCACCTAGAGACGTCAGGTCCTGAAATCATGAATACTATGTTCTCTCACGTTGACGCGATCAGTGTACCCAGCGATCTGAACGCCCAGATGCGGGACGATCTTCACGAGAGTGTCACAATTCCTGATAGATCACCAGGTGAAGAGTTCTCCCCACTAACCTCTCTGGCGAAGCAAAAACACTCTCAAAAAGAATGGCTACAGCCTTCCACAAAGAACTGCAGAGTGAAAGTCCAGGAAGGGGAGACAATTCTGACAGAGAGTACCAAAGGAGACTGCTACGATGTGCCCAAATTCCTCCAAGAGTATGACTTACCAAAGTATGCCAGGAATGACCCTGCTTGCCTCATGAGTAACGAAAACCAAAACCTGGACAATGTCCGTCTGACAGCCTCTCTCAAAGCGGATCTCAAAACTGTTCGCTTTGCAGACGACCTAAGACAGTCCCTTCCCGCGAGGCCAGTTAGCAGGACGGGGCAACCCAATACCATACAGTACACAAGCCGACATGCCCAGTGGAAGCGTGAAAACGAATGCCATGTTTCTAATGTGATCGTGCCTGTCCCCGGAATAACGGACATGGTCAGGAGAGAGAAAACCATGCCATGTTCGTCGGCTGTAGTTCGATTCTCCAATCCTCGTCCAATTTCAGCTCAAGGACGCCCCCGAAATGAATTCGCCAGTCTGTCAACGAACTTCGCGCCAACGAATCTTACAGCGAGCGTGACGGAATCGACCGCTTACAGTAACCAGTTTCCTGCGTACGACTTAAGAAAAGACGAGGACCCACGGTTCAAATGGCAGCCTGGCTGTGGGAAACCTCGACCACAAACCACCCTACTGAAACTCCAGGAAAGCTTCAGTAAGAGCCGCGTCCACAGCACTTTTCACCAGACATTCCACGAGTCCGCCCCTGACCTGAGGCACGGTATCCGAATGGGCAAGAAACATACATTTGATGGGATGAACGCCCAAACGTTACACGGTTAG
- the LOC135475171 gene encoding uncharacterized protein LOC135475171, with the protein MTDITHRSSSIVPRSGPLKRRKSETPDGFVLLTEDEPLEQEKKENNNLTEYRDAPSSPSASDATNDLSPFENLGSPGSPPPFNPIDNERLPNELLDEICSDVGFKDTMDLDIVEFLMDQEVPTTDAGQICDPFSTAGLFSVNGCMATPTKGIGKSGGDRASSPGLPPTGYSACSSTSGSPVSKRFHAAPLSSQSSPQKDCSSANTFKLPKTPSKSCSSSDTNTAGFQSPSRHQTSIDNNLISTPSKTGNHAGLCHDSANHHHHQQQQPGQQQQQHPQMPSDGHLHTGQHGHHHIQPPHGTVSAATRCCSPSSGAPPPLHHLGPRHPMQQGQNLQNPQGSMVRPSPQRMPQGYPQSPGYKKMGRPSPPVVNVLNMPQSQNMPQTQNSRWMNNNNNNCQASMQQHPYHDMNQNKYDQGKLGFYNNPNAASQYMSQQGRTLDSPLDQGYFSGDTASVRSFSSSSSSTGTTVMCGGVTGGKGHMMRRAMGSNPALNQYMPQAQHPQEMNIYRAAQGGMGPNGGMGPNGGFPQQQQQQQQQQQHQFGNECDYFGKTEPNDQAYPGQMGQMCRPQGNPQVNRPYPSPGVNSTNCFDNSFNPVGNFETDFNDNEQKSISTKILPRCSPYVKSDVAPYTVPCNNGQTVANPYDIRNNPGVQNGGIPQQAGGHNMEIAPNTNYDNCRPVPDMQNPNMSMMSSMEGSNMHIPQSMPSPARGYALNSNNSTSMQMPPQTQGACDSPMHYGNRSMQQGSAMDPSFVGQMSNMQMPATPQASSCSGGMGVQQPNMTSTPHPGHHMSTMCSGGGSQYPVSNNPMGGVGNQSWQQGNNMAPQPMGQGYGKPQGMCAQGMSQPMGQGPVPNGAPPPGHMCGPNCNCKNAARRPPVISSQQSFIQHLITDRSNAFRSHPLFPLLRDLIIADMNFNSPSFPYQLIRNLPADFDKLLQNFLQRNPPNGSYQNNYAVESVIMDALKYAHQCLIEKIKVRQEQDKHTKTTSKSLSAIEEFCEKFDRAVRNSMSKPEHPAAGNHGDMGVVNPMMNGGQGSGVVPLPGGAAGMSAQDHKHSMEMPPPTGYLSSPMKKMDHMGGMMSHFHVLRDLPDSASESGSSISSTSCHNKTESKKHPSLPKEAVAMMLDWLRNHKDNPYPNDDEKAMLIKQTGLTINQINYWFTNARRRILPKWAQAKT; encoded by the exons ATGACGGATATTACTCACAGGAGCAGTTCGATAGTGCCTCGCTCAGGTCCTTTGAAACGTCGGAAATCTGAAACTCCTGATGGATTCGTTTTACTCACAGAAGATGAGCCGTTGGAGCAggagaaaaaggaaaacaataat TTAACAGAGTATCGGGATGCCCCCTCCAGCCCTTCAGCATCGGATGCCACCAATGATTTGTCTCCCTTTGAGAATTTGGGATCTCCAGGGTCTCCACCACCTTTTAATCCAATCGACAATGAAAGACTTCCAAATGAACTTCTGGATGAAATCTGCTCAGATGTGGGTTTTAAGGATACCATGGACCTGGACATTGTGGAATTCCTCATGGATCAGGAGGTTCCAACAACCGATGCTGGCCAAATTTGCGATCCTTTCTCAACTGCCGGTCTCTTTTCAGTCAATGGATGCATGGCCACGCCAACGAAAGGAATTGGAAAGTCTGGTGGGGACCGAGCGTCTAGTCCAGGTCTGCCACCGACTGGGTATTCGGCCTGCTCCAGTACATCCGGCAGTCCAGTCAGCAAACGGTTCCATGCTGCTCCTCTAAGTTCCCAGTCGAGTCCGCAGAAGGACTGCTCTAGTGCAAATACATTTAAACTGCCCAAGACACCAAGTAAATCCTGTTCTTCCTCTGATACAAACACAGCCGGTTTCCAGTCGCCAAGTCGTCATCAAACCAGTATTGACAACAATTTGATTAGCACTCCGTCCAAAACAGGGAACCATGCTGGATTATGCCATGACTCAGcaaaccaccaccaccatcaacaacaacaaccaggacaacaacaacagcagcacccACAGATGCCCTCAGATGGTCATCTGCATACAGGCCAACACGGTCATCACCACATACAGCCCCCTCACGGGACAGTCTCGGCTGCCACCAGGTGCTGCAGTCCTTCCTCTGGAGCGCCTCCTCCCTTACATCATCTGGGCCCACGCCACCCAATGCAACAAGGACAGAACCTTCAAAATCCTCAGGGGTCAATGGTGCGTCCCTCTCCTCAACGAATGCCTCAGGGTTATCCACAAAGCCCGGGATACAAAAAGATGGGTCGTCCCTCTCCTCCAGTGGTGAATGTTCTCAATATGCCACAGTCACAAAACATGCCCCAGACTCAGAATTCAAGGTggatgaacaacaacaacaacaactgccaAGCTTCTATGCAGCAACACCCGTATCATGACATGAATCAAAATAAGTATGATCAAGGGAAACTGGGTTTTTATAACAACCCTAACGCAGCTTCGCAGTACATGAGCCAGCAGGGCAGAACGTTGGACTCTCCATTAGACCAGGGTTACTTCTCTGGAGATACGGCATCTGTCAGAAGTTTCTCATCATCGTCATCGTCTACTGGCACCACAGTTATGTGTGGCGGTGTGACAGGCGGCAAGGGGCATATGATGAGGCGAGCCATGGGCTCAAACCCTGCCCTCAATCAGTATATGCCTCAAGCACAGCACCCACAGGAGATGAACATCTATAGGGCTGCCCAGGGTGGTATGGGTCCTAATGGTGGCATGGGACCAAATGGTGGCTTcccacagcaacaacaacaacaacagcagcagcagcaacatCAGTTTGGTAATGAGTGTGACTATTTTGGAAAGACTGAACCCAATGATCAGGCTTATCCTGGACAGATGGGTCAGATGTGTCGTCCCCAGGGCAATCCTCAGGTGAACAGACCCTACCCTTCACCAGGGGTGAACAGTACAAACTGCTTTGACAACAGTTTCAACCCTGTTGGGAATTTTGAAACGGACTTCAATGACAATGAACAAAAATCCATATCTACCAAAATCTTACCACGTTGTTCACCTTATGTGAAGTCTGACGTGGCACCTTATACTGTGCCTTGCAACAATGGGCAAACTGTGGCAAACCCTTATGACATTAGGAATAATCCTGGTGTGCAGAATGGTGGAATACCTCAGCAGGCTGGTGGTCACAATATGGAAATTGCTCCCAACACAAACTATGACAACTGTAGGCCAGTTCCTGACATGCAGAACCCTAATATGTCAATGATGTCCTCCATGGAAGGTTCCAATATGCATATCCCTCAATCCATGCCCTCTCCAGCAAGAGGGTACGCATTGAACTCCAATAACTCTACTTCTATGCAAATGCCTCCACAAACTCAGGGGGCTTGTGACTCTCCTATGCACTATGGTAACAGATCCATGCAGCAAGGCAGTGCTATGGACCCATCTTTCGTAGGACAAATGTCGAACATGCAGATGCCTGCCACCCCTCAAGCCAGTAGTTGTAGTGGGGGTATGGGTGTTCAGCAGCCAAACATGACTTCTACGCCCCACCCAGGGCATCACATGTCTACTATGTGCTCAGGAGGGGGATCTCAATACCCTGTGTCTAACAATCCCATGGGTGGGGTTGGCAATCAGTCTTGGCAACAAGGAAACAATATGGCTCCTCAGCCAATGGGGCAGGGCTATGGCAAACCTCAGGGTATGTGTGCCCAGGGCATGTCTCAGCCCATGGGACAAGGGCCAGTCCCTAATGGTGCGCCCCCTCCTGGTCATATGTGTGGGCCAAACTGTAACTGTAAGAATGCAGCAAGACGACCCCCAGTGATATCATCCCAGCAGTCCTTCATCCAGCATTTGATAACAGACAGGTCCAATGCATTCCGATCACATCCATTGTTCCCCCTTCTGCGTGATCTCATTATTGCTGATATGAACTTCAACTCCCCGTCCTTCCCCTATCAGCTCATAAGAAATCTACCTGCTGATTTTGACAAACTATTGCAGAACTTCTTACAAAGAAACCCTCCAAATGGGAGTTATCAAAACAACTACGCAGTGGAAAGTGTTATTATGGATGCCTTAAAATATGCCCACCAGTGCCTTATAG agaaaattaAAGTTAGACAAGAacaagacaaacacacaaagaCCACGTCAAAATCTCTAAGTGCTATTGAAGAGTTTTGTGAGAAGTTTGATCGGGCTGTGAGAAACAGTATGAGTAAG CCAGAGCATCCAGCTGCAGGTAACCATGGTGATATGGGTGTTGTGAACCCCATGATGAATGGAGGTCAAGGGTCAGGTGTTGTTCCTTTACCAGGAGGTGCTGCAGGCATGTCAGCCCAGGACCATAAACACTCGATGGAG ATGCCGCCTCCGACTGGCTACCTAAGCTCCCCGATGAAGAAGATGGATCATATGGGGGGTATGATGTCACACTTCCATGTGCTGCGAGATTTGCCTGACTCTGCTAGTGAATCAGGTTCTTCCATCAGTAGCACATCGTGCCACAACAAAACAGAATCCAAGAAACACCCAAGTCTACCCAAAGAG gctgttgccatgATGTTGGACTGGTTAAGGAACCACAAAGACAACCCTTACCCTAATGATGATGAGAAGGCAATGCTAATCAAACAAACAGGACTtaccatcaatcaaatcaactACTGGTTCACAAATGCCCGCAGGAGGATTTTACCAAAATGGGCACAGGCCAAAACTTAG